The proteins below are encoded in one region of Paraburkholderia phenazinium:
- a CDS encoding glutaredoxin family protein, whose amino-acid sequence MTTPVAPLTLYGRAWCHLCDDMRAGLEPLLMEFGAQVEIVDVDTDPALEARYNELVPVLVCDGVELCHYHLDEGRVRAALSARAGQIR is encoded by the coding sequence GTGACAACACCGGTGGCACCGCTCACGCTCTACGGGCGCGCGTGGTGCCACCTTTGTGACGACATGCGTGCCGGGCTCGAGCCGTTGCTGATGGAGTTCGGGGCGCAGGTCGAGATCGTCGATGTCGACACTGATCCTGCACTCGAAGCGCGTTACAACGAGTTAGTGCCGGTTTTGGTGTGTGATGGTGTCGAGTTGTGCCACTATCACCTCGACGAAGGGCGGGTCCGCGCAGCGCTGAGCGCACGTGCCGGGCAGATCCGCTAG